The sequence CTATGAGATGTGAAGACGTGAAGATTGCTCCAACTACCGACTGCAACGACTCGCAGTGATGGGCAGCACAAGCGGGATGCTCACAGTCAGCCTGCTCCATCACAATCAGCAGACTTTGGTCGTAACAATCATGTTTCTGTGCTCTCTTGCATCGAGCTGACAACCTTCCGCACCCCCTGTCGCTTTATCTGATGCGCAGTGGTCAGTGTTCTCGTGGATCCTGGGTCTATTTGCTGTTAGCGTCCTGCTGCCACTCAGCTCGTGTATAAGCCACCAATCCGACGAGAGGGTCCTACCTGCAATGAGAGGGTCTGGCCTGCAACCGGCGGCAGCTTTTCACGCAACATCCATGTCTTGTTAAGCTAGCAGATGGGCTAAGTTGAGGCTGAATGGAGCGCGGAGTATGGCGTGGTGCCGAGTGCGAGCAGTGTTGCTGAGAAGCTACCGAGTATGGTTTATCACCGTGACTGGGCTATTGCTCAGTAGCCCAGGCACATTTTGTGCCATGGCTAATGCAATAAAGTCATTTGGGAGCGAGTGCCCCCAAACGCTAGACATTTTCCCCTTTCTCCTgctccttcttgttcttccaGCACACAGTTGAGCCAGCTTCAGCCCTTTGGACGTGGTGTTGTCAATCTTTCTCTCATAACAATTCCATTGTTCAGCCTGGCCATGATGAACAAGGCAACGAACATTTACGCTGCCTTTGCAGctctgctggctgctgctgatgctcgCAACTTGCACCAGCCTAGAGCAACTGCGGCCTCTGGTTTCGACTTTGGTGGATTCAGCCCAAAGCCAACAAGTCCTCCCGATTTCCCCTTCCACCAGGCTCTCCAGCGCCGAGCAGCTTCATCGTCTAGTCCCCAAGTTGTCTATGTTGCCCCTGATGCCACCTGTGGTTATATCTCCGGTCTTGCTGGTGCGGGATACACTTGCGGTGTTGGCGCAACTTGTGTCTTCTTCACCGCGTCCCAAGCTCCGGGACATGTCGCCTGCTGCAACTCAAACGAATGCAATGCCAGAAACGTCTGTATCGATTATAATCAGTATTTTAGCCAGAGCAAGTGCGATAATGGTTGTGCTGTTGACACTTTTACTCTCAAATGGTACGGTTCACTTATCTCATTGCTCACCAACCCAAACCGAATCGTACTTTAGTTGGTTTGActaacaacaacatcaacagcACAAGCACAGAAGCACCCTACTGCAACACGATTTCCTTCCCAGGAAACATCATGGACGTCTTCTGTAATAATGTGAACATCACCGGCATCCAGGCTGCATTGACAACATACCGTGGCGAATCTTCCAGGACGTTCTTCCCTCTTACGTTGACCGGCAACActcctgctactactacctcCGATGATTCTACTTCAGCTAGTCccacctcttcttcttcttctagctCTTCAGCCTCTAGCACAGGTGGCAACGATAGCAGCGGCGATAACGGAAGCAGCGgcgacaacaacaatggTAGCAAAAACAGTGGTGGCTCCAAGAGTAACACTGGTGCTATCGTTGGAGGAGTTGTTGGTGGTGTGGGTGGACTTGCCTTGATTGGCCttgccgtcttcttcttcctccgccGTAGGAACCCAGCTACTGGACACGAGCCAGTGAGCCAAAACGCCCCTCCTCCTGTTGTTTATCCAGCTCCCGGGATGCAACAGCCCCCCCAGGGCTACTATGACCCCAAGTTTGCTGCGGCCACGGGACAACAGCCATACCCCCCCAACCAGCAGTACGGCCAGCAAGGATTTTACCCTCCACAGCCTTCGGTTTCACCTGACCAGGCTACGTCACCCAATGGATCGCACATTGACCCTCGATACAGCCTTGCTCCGTCAAGCACCAGCCCGGCCCCGTCTGGTGGCTATGTAGCTCCCGTGGCCGGAGGCTTCCAGCCCCAAGAAAACGTGATTCACGAGGCCCCGGCAGCTGGTTCAGACAACCATCGCGGCGAAATGCACGAGCTTGCTTAGATAGCAGCTATCATTAGGCAGCATGGTTGATGAAAATAGCATATGatacggaaaaaaaaaaactgataTGAACATcggcaagcaaaaaaaatatgagCGAGCTGGCGTTATGGGATTGGATATTTGATTTTTGCATCAGTGCCGGAGTTGACTTAGAAGCAATTTTCGGGactcttttacttctttttttcttcaccttTTAGATATATTCACTTTGATTGCAGGAAGGCATTTGATGGAATTAATGCTGTGTGCTGGgctgtttatatatattttatggACATTGAAGGATTTTTGTTTGCCTTGCTGTCATTCCCGATCTCGAATTTTCTGTCTGAGCATTTTTGTGGTATGGCAGCAATGGCTCTTGTACACATCTCTCAAAGGTTCGCCTGAAAATAGCTTCAAGCTTGTGGATATTGTTAATTTAATACATACTGTTGAAAACTAGCATAAGTACTTGAGTCGTTAATTTTGTGAACATGTAAGTTATGTTGATTCGGCAGCACGTCAGCCCACTTTATAAGCTTGACGTTGGGCGGGGCCTACGGAGTATCCAAGCTCGAGTTTACCTCATGGGATCAAGATCCCCATGTACGATAAACGGATCCGTTTTACATATTTATTGTGCTGCGTGTGGATTTGGGGAGTAGTTCACAATATTTATGGATGGGGGGGTGGAGGTGTCTGTAGGGGATGATGTAGCCTATCGAGAGATTATTGGCAGTGAGCTCGGTTTGATGAATCTGAGATGGCAATGGAGAACAGGATGAGGATAATACCTTGGACTTATTTTCAAGTAAATCTTCGCCACTTGAGACGGACTGTTTAATTGGCTGGTTTGGTATGCTGGGACCAATTGAGACTTATTTAGGTCATAAAGTAGTGATCAGTCTCTTATGAGAAAGAGTCAGTAGCGGCAAGAGGATAATAGTCGTATGATACACGTTGATATTTTGACAAATTCTTGGAatgaagagcttgaagattGCATATTATGTTCATGATtcaattataatataatcgTACGGATAATTTGTGACAAATAAGTGACTGGGCGTCAGGTATTAAGCCTATAGAGAGGGGATGATGGGCACGTTTAGAGACAAGATATTAAAAGGGTGCGGTGCCAATCTAAATTAAACTCTTCAGAATAAGCACAAAATAGAACCAGTGCTGCTTGCTTTCTGGTTTGGCCAAATTAAAGAATGTAATCTCCATATGAAAATCCTTGTATGGCCGGTACACAAGCATGTGCTTGTTCCCGAAAGGTGAGGGGCATAGGTAGGTAGAAATGTAGTTCTACAGTGTATTGTAACTTTGTCCGAGGGCGATCTATAGTAATACTAAGGACGGTTGGATGTATGTAAAGCAGGCTCGAAATTGCCAGCGGTATGATGCAGTGGCTGCACGAATATATGAGAGATTGATATACAAAACCTATGTGGTACTCATAGACATAAAAGGCATTTTTTCCCCTAACGTCGCGTATATAGATGTATGCAGCTCGGCCCCAAACAtgtactttaattattaaaatactgcAGCTCGCTGCTCATGGATCAAGGCAAGCCCTTTGCCTGAAGGATCGTGGGTGCTGAGATATAGATAATTGGAAATATACTTTGCACGTGTTGGAATGTAAA comes from Trichoderma asperellum chromosome 3, complete sequence and encodes:
- a CDS encoding uncharacterized protein (TransMembrane:1 (n8-16c21/22o259-282i)~EggNog:ENOG41~SECRETED:SignalP(1-21)) yields the protein MMNKATNIYAAFAALLAAADARNLHQPRATAASGFDFGGFSPKPTSPPDFPFHQALQRRAASSSSPQVVYVAPDATCGYISGLAGAGYTCGVGATCVFFTASQAPGHVACCNSNECNARNVCIDYNQYFSQSKCDNGCAVDTFTLKCTSTEAPYCNTISFPGNIMDVFCNNVNITGIQAALTTYRGESSRTFFPLTLTGNTPATTTSDDSTSASPTSSSSSSSSASSTGGNDSSGDNGSSGDNNNGSKNSGGSKSNTGAIVGGVVGGVGGLALIGLAVFFFLRRRNPATGHEPVSQNAPPPVVYPAPGMQQPPQGYYDPKFAAATGQQPYPPNQQYGQQGFYPPQPSVSPDQATSPNGSHIDPRYSLAPSSTSPAPSGGYVAPVAGGFQPQENVIHEAPAAGSDNHRGEMHELA